A portion of the Bifidobacterium bifidum ATCC 29521 = JCM 1255 = DSM 20456 genome contains these proteins:
- a CDS encoding response regulator transcription factor, protein MNDSEQHVITVSVIDDDPLVCQAMSMILRDYSQGRVSVVSTSTDGATAVRNANSEHPDVVLMDMAMPGIDGIETTRRLRALRNPPHVLILTSLNPSNTVERSVEAGAEGFVSKTDAPEDIIRRIVGICEGTPQFNPASQRQLINDLSMQRPQSRRDEARALLDTLPSREREAVLLAAEGCTNAEIAGRMFISERTAKAHLSSAADKLDMGRVQMARLVERADL, encoded by the coding sequence GTGAACGATTCCGAACAGCACGTCATCACCGTGAGCGTCATAGACGACGATCCGCTGGTGTGCCAGGCGATGAGTATGATTCTCCGCGATTACTCGCAGGGGCGTGTCTCTGTCGTCTCCACATCAACCGACGGAGCCACCGCCGTGCGAAACGCCAACAGCGAGCACCCGGACGTCGTTCTCATGGATATGGCGATGCCCGGCATCGACGGCATCGAGACCACCCGTCGTCTTCGCGCGCTTCGCAATCCTCCTCACGTGCTGATCCTCACATCCTTGAACCCGTCCAACACGGTAGAACGCTCCGTGGAGGCCGGCGCCGAGGGATTCGTATCCAAGACCGACGCGCCGGAGGACATCATCCGCCGCATAGTCGGCATATGCGAGGGGACCCCGCAGTTCAATCCGGCCAGCCAGAGACAGCTCATCAATGATCTGAGCATGCAGCGTCCCCAGTCCAGGCGTGACGAGGCTCGGGCCCTGCTGGACACGCTGCCCTCCCGGGAGCGCGAAGCCGTGCTGCTCGCCGCCGAAGGCTGCACCAACGCCGAGATCGCAGGACGCATGTTCATATCGGAACGCACCGCGAAAGCGCATCTCTCCAGTGCCGCGGACAAACTCGACATGGGGCGCGTGCAGATGGCACGGCTTGTCGAACGAGCGGACCTGTAA